One window of Bacteroides sp. AN502(2024) genomic DNA carries:
- a CDS encoding SusC/RagA family TonB-linked outer membrane protein, protein MLKRLKSVSMVLFLLGASSGMAYAVSGAEADDVKITQQSSTCTGIVKDTKGETVIGASVIVKGTTNGTITGIDGDFSLRNVNKGDVIKISFVGYQTQEVTWNGQPLNIVLKDDSQTLQEVVVTALGLPKQAKSVGYATSRVSTTEIARANVVNPVNALQGKVAGVQINAGGASGITSSSSITIRGAKSVDKNNSPIFVIDGMIIQEAMTGNLAGTDWGSQLKNLNPADYESVTVLKGAAATALYGSRGANGAIVIVSKGGKYGKQGIGVEVNQTVEFTNVYKSPVELQNVYGAGTTYNGYQGDFLADGSLQKTSASWGPRMDGRMLNQYLPNGEDTPYVAHEDNWKEFYQTGVNNTTNVAISGGGEKSSFRVSYGYTSNKGVFKNNDFSRHNIAFKGNTELNKIFSVEVGVKYGFSSAKNGASQGGWDWGNNVGMITAYNLPRNYDIGAHYDQYRDPDTHAVRSTTYGTLSSYFHTRDTQMKQRNENSLLSDITLRAKITPWLTSSVKANYNYYSISTEDRWCGTGENYGPSGSGGYGRGGSTEGNYNFMGMLQLSEQAFKIADQDFTVSAIAAAELYGNTEKHSWNKSTNGGLVVPGVFSFSNSKNKIEPNFNYTPRNEQTFGISGIVNLGWKDQLFLELTARNDWLSTLTYPSYVVGGKNNYSVFYPSANASWVFTDTFRDKIPEWFSFGKLRASLARVGMGTKAYSTAQGYGVFNQNSIYLPDRSGSVLSANPNLGTAYNNNLKPEIQQSIELGFDLRFFDERLNVDFAYYKTNTYNQIMKVGSVAESGASSKLINAGNIQNQGIELQIDATPIRTKDWRWSLGGNLTVNRGKVVELDNEVKEWQLMGGYDAAPEIWAYEGGKFGVLTSYENSSYMSPIVTWQGENGDPRNGKMVIQYEQEYAKPNSVSMYSPVTYYQRNEEGDRERHILGKVEPDFTLSLNTSLSYKDFDLYIQGDGRFGGNYFSNMWKYSIPQGTLKSTLQGRDKEHGGIKRINYKGETVYDGLMLDAVFAEGSKAPVQNPDGSVGELVDVGGMTYKDAVEQKNIRPVMTGSWYAWNYGWGMPAMPGSIQDNTWFCLREITLGYRLPEKFCKKFGANYLRLGFTARNICYIINKLTDGLNPAAISNNNPLQPMDIGGVPFYRTYAFNLTVRF, encoded by the coding sequence ATGTTAAAACGACTTAAATCAGTCAGTATGGTGCTGTTCCTCCTGGGGGCTTCCAGTGGGATGGCATACGCAGTTTCCGGTGCGGAAGCCGACGATGTGAAAATCACACAGCAAAGCAGTACTTGTACAGGTATTGTAAAGGACACTAAAGGTGAAACCGTTATTGGGGCATCTGTGATAGTCAAAGGTACTACAAACGGTACGATTACAGGTATCGACGGAGACTTCTCTTTAAGGAACGTAAATAAAGGGGATGTTATCAAAATCTCGTTCGTGGGTTATCAGACGCAAGAAGTCACATGGAATGGACAACCTTTGAACATTGTCCTGAAAGACGACTCGCAGACTTTGCAAGAAGTGGTGGTGACAGCTTTGGGATTGCCTAAACAAGCCAAATCGGTGGGATATGCCACTTCCCGCGTATCGACCACGGAGATCGCCCGTGCCAATGTCGTAAACCCTGTAAACGCATTACAAGGAAAAGTAGCAGGTGTGCAAATCAATGCAGGTGGTGCGTCCGGTATCACTTCTTCCTCTTCTATTACCATTCGTGGAGCTAAATCAGTAGATAAAAACAATTCACCGATTTTCGTTATTGATGGCATGATTATCCAAGAAGCCATGACGGGCAATCTGGCCGGTACAGACTGGGGGTCTCAGTTGAAGAACCTGAATCCTGCCGACTATGAAAGCGTGACCGTGCTGAAGGGTGCTGCCGCTACAGCGCTTTACGGTTCGCGTGGTGCCAACGGTGCTATCGTAATCGTATCCAAGGGAGGCAAGTACGGTAAACAGGGAATCGGTGTAGAAGTAAACCAGACTGTAGAGTTTACAAACGTGTATAAATCACCGGTTGAATTGCAGAATGTATACGGTGCAGGTACTACTTACAACGGTTATCAAGGTGACTTCCTGGCAGACGGATCACTGCAAAAGACTTCAGCCAGTTGGGGTCCCCGAATGGATGGCCGGATGCTCAACCAATACCTGCCCAATGGAGAGGATACTCCTTATGTAGCGCATGAGGACAACTGGAAAGAGTTCTATCAGACAGGCGTGAACAATACCACCAACGTGGCTATCAGTGGTGGCGGTGAGAAATCTTCTTTCCGTGTGTCTTACGGATACACCAGCAATAAGGGTGTGTTTAAAAACAACGATTTCAGCCGTCACAACATTGCATTCAAAGGAAACACGGAGCTGAACAAAATATTCTCCGTAGAGGTGGGTGTGAAATACGGTTTCTCTTCTGCAAAGAACGGCGCCAGCCAAGGTGGTTGGGATTGGGGAAACAACGTGGGTATGATCACTGCCTATAACCTGCCGCGTAACTACGATATAGGCGCACATTACGATCAATATCGCGACCCTGACACGCATGCGGTACGCAGCACGACATACGGCACATTGAGTAGTTATTTCCATACGCGTGACACGCAGATGAAACAACGCAACGAAAATTCGTTGCTTTCCGACATCACGCTGCGTGCCAAGATTACGCCATGGCTGACCAGTAGCGTGAAGGCCAACTACAATTATTACAGTATCAGCACGGAAGACCGTTGGTGTGGTACGGGTGAGAACTATGGTCCTTCAGGTTCAGGTGGTTACGGACGTGGTGGAAGCACGGAAGGTAATTACAACTTCATGGGTATGCTCCAACTCTCCGAACAGGCATTCAAGATTGCCGATCAGGACTTTACCGTTTCTGCCATCGCTGCAGCCGAGTTGTACGGAAACACAGAAAAGCATTCTTGGAACAAGTCGACTAACGGCGGTCTGGTAGTGCCGGGTGTCTTCTCTTTCTCCAACTCAAAGAACAAGATTGAACCTAATTTCAACTACACTCCGCGTAACGAACAGACGTTCGGTATCTCGGGCATCGTCAACTTAGGCTGGAAAGACCAGTTGTTCTTGGAATTGACTGCCCGTAACGACTGGTTGTCTACATTGACTTATCCCTCATACGTGGTAGGCGGTAAAAACAACTACTCGGTGTTCTATCCCTCTGCCAATGCTTCATGGGTATTTACCGACACGTTCAGAGACAAAATTCCGGAATGGTTCTCATTTGGTAAGCTACGTGCCTCTCTTGCCCGTGTAGGTATGGGTACAAAGGCATACTCTACAGCACAAGGTTACGGTGTGTTTAATCAGAATTCCATCTATCTGCCCGACCGCAGCGGTTCCGTTTTGTCTGCCAACCCCAACTTGGGAACAGCTTACAACAACAATTTGAAACCTGAAATCCAGCAATCTATCGAACTCGGTTTCGACCTCCGTTTCTTCGACGAACGTTTGAATGTGGATTTTGCCTACTATAAGACCAACACTTACAACCAGATTATGAAGGTGGGTTCCGTGGCAGAATCAGGTGCAAGTTCAAAACTGATTAATGCCGGTAATATCCAGAACCAAGGTATCGAGTTGCAAATTGATGCTACTCCTATCCGTACCAAAGACTGGCGTTGGAGCTTGGGTGGAAACTTGACTGTGAACCGTGGTAAAGTGGTTGAACTTGACAATGAAGTGAAAGAATGGCAGTTGATGGGTGGTTACGATGCCGCACCCGAAATCTGGGCATACGAAGGTGGCAAGTTTGGTGTGCTGACTTCTTATGAGAACAGTTCCTATATGTCTCCTATCGTGACATGGCAGGGCGAAAATGGTGATCCGAGAAACGGAAAGATGGTCATCCAGTACGAACAGGAATATGCTAAGCCCAATTCTGTTTCCATGTATTCACCGGTGACTTACTATCAGCGCAATGAAGAAGGTGATCGTGAGCGTCATATCTTGGGTAAGGTGGAACCCGACTTCACATTGAGTTTGAATACTTCGCTTTCTTACAAGGATTTCGATTTATACATTCAGGGTGACGGACGTTTCGGTGGAAACTACTTCTCTAACATGTGGAAATATTCAATTCCTCAAGGTACTTTAAAATCCACCCTGCAAGGTCGTGACAAGGAACATGGCGGTATCAAGCGCATCAACTACAAAGGTGAGACGGTTTACGACGGACTGATGCTCGATGCTGTCTTTGCCGAAGGTTCAAAAGCACCCGTACAGAATCCCGACGGTAGTGTAGGCGAATTGGTAGACGTTGGCGGAATGACTTACAAAGACGCAGTAGAACAGAAGAACATCCGTCCGGTAATGACAGGATCTTGGTATGCTTGGAACTACGGTTGGGGTATGCCTGCTATGCCGGGTTCTATTCAGGACAACACTTGGTTCTGCTTGCGTGAAATCACTTTGGGCTATCGTCTGCCTGAAAAATTCTGCAAGAAGTTTGGTGCCAATTACCTGCGCTTAGGATTCACTGCCCGTAACATCTGTTACATCATCAACAAACTGACAGACGGATTGAACCCGGCAGCTATCTCCAATAATAACCCGTTGCAGCCTATGGATATCGGTGGTGTGCCGTTCTATCGCACATACGCTTTCAATTTAACTGTAAGATTCTAA
- a CDS encoding SusD/RagB family nutrient-binding outer membrane lipoprotein, producing MKTLKYLYIGICSTLMLTSCLSEFQDLNTDPEQLGTTDPRNVFTGATLNFNNCSRSHLTGKYSGTMIYMQYLVSSGGASAGSYISLAKQNERPQPYGPAYSFYYNANGDGFGGFGLRLDYLIHTVIPQDATPERYNDVKAVAQILLNYEQWLLLDTYGAAPITEAFRDANEGIRTPRYDLYQESIDGTPMYKKIDAEVKGAIDLLNASNADQQNLGNNDFFYFGDIQKWIKFGNTLRVKMAQRLEKADKAFYESVINEVLTSANNIISNHEESCIYNHPNDYNNVTDDIQNITSNYVASAAFVNYLKAYDDPRLPIMVRPNGFGPGNNNKENDEWFETFKKEYDNYEEEYAQFTGRYVGMSANPDKSNEEFNKNAYLTLPYTKEDGTQANLEIRMHSQAEGRYFVKNGGRNGNNNMPGRAIEAIEYEINQDKIGCFTPILTYPETCLMLAEIALKKGAAVAGKNADAWYREGIRASIEQYRNWATKMYVVAQTAENSPTYNPVTDEKITAYLARPEFQTATLEKIISQQWINLYMQPEEMWATWKRTGLPAFKDEPVPANGVAFLETIKDAGVDLIIPRRNSLGTPNTLNIDNYNKAVEMLKQDTKYGAGTDRTEGRIWWDVQ from the coding sequence ATGAAGACATTAAAATACTTATACATCGGAATTTGTTCCACACTCATGCTGACAAGCTGCTTGAGTGAGTTTCAGGATTTGAACACCGACCCTGAACAGTTGGGAACTACAGATCCCCGCAACGTATTTACCGGAGCCACTCTCAACTTCAACAATTGCAGCCGTTCTCATCTGACCGGAAAGTATAGCGGAACCATGATCTATATGCAATATCTGGTATCGTCGGGAGGGGCAAGTGCAGGTTCGTACATTTCATTGGCCAAACAGAACGAACGCCCCCAACCTTACGGACCGGCATATAGCTTCTATTACAACGCCAATGGCGACGGATTCGGAGGTTTCGGATTGCGTCTGGACTATTTGATTCATACGGTCATCCCGCAAGATGCCACTCCCGAGCGTTACAATGACGTAAAGGCGGTTGCGCAGATTCTGTTGAATTACGAACAGTGGTTGTTGCTCGACACCTATGGAGCTGCTCCGATTACGGAAGCGTTCCGTGATGCAAACGAAGGCATTCGTACGCCGCGTTACGACCTTTATCAGGAAAGTATAGATGGCACACCGATGTACAAGAAAATTGATGCAGAGGTGAAAGGTGCCATCGACTTATTGAACGCTTCCAATGCCGACCAACAGAATTTGGGCAACAACGACTTCTTCTATTTCGGTGACATACAAAAATGGATCAAGTTTGGTAACACTTTGCGTGTAAAGATGGCTCAACGTCTGGAGAAGGCAGACAAGGCTTTCTATGAAAGTGTCATCAACGAAGTGCTGACATCTGCCAATAATATTATCTCCAACCATGAAGAATCCTGTATTTACAATCATCCGAATGACTACAACAACGTAACGGATGATATTCAGAACATTACCAGCAATTATGTCGCTTCTGCCGCTTTCGTTAATTATCTGAAGGCATACGATGACCCCCGTCTGCCTATTATGGTTCGTCCCAACGGATTCGGTCCGGGCAACAACAATAAAGAGAATGACGAGTGGTTTGAAACATTCAAAAAGGAGTATGACAACTATGAGGAAGAGTATGCGCAGTTTACGGGTCGTTATGTCGGCATGTCTGCCAATCCGGACAAGTCGAACGAGGAATTTAATAAAAATGCGTATTTGACACTGCCTTACACCAAGGAAGACGGTACCCAGGCTAACTTGGAAATCCGTATGCATTCTCAGGCAGAAGGCCGTTACTTCGTGAAGAACGGTGGTCGCAACGGTAACAACAATATGCCGGGACGTGCCATCGAGGCTATAGAGTATGAAATAAACCAAGATAAGATCGGATGTTTCACTCCGATTCTCACTTATCCGGAAACTTGCCTGATGTTGGCGGAAATTGCTTTGAAGAAGGGTGCTGCCGTGGCAGGAAAGAATGCCGATGCATGGTATCGCGAGGGGATCCGTGCTTCTATCGAGCAATATCGCAACTGGGCGACAAAGATGTATGTAGTAGCTCAGACAGCCGAGAATTCTCCTACTTACAACCCCGTTACGGATGAGAAGATTACTGCATATCTGGCACGTCCTGAGTTCCAGACAGCTACTCTCGAAAAGATTATATCCCAGCAGTGGATCAATCTTTATATGCAACCCGAAGAAATGTGGGCTACGTGGAAACGTACCGGTCTGCCCGCATTCAAGGATGAGCCGGTGCCGGCAAACGGAGTGGCTTTCTTGGAAACGATTAAGGATGCAGGTGTGGATTTGATCATTCCGCGTCGTAACTCACTGGGCACACCCAATACGTTGAATATTGACAATTATAATAAAGCTGTCGAAATGCTGAAACAAGATACCAAATATGGTGCCGGCACTGACCGTACCGAAGGGCGTATCTGGTGGGATGTGCAATAA
- a CDS encoding DJ-1/PfpI family protein, whose protein sequence is MAKRVAVLAVNPVNGCGLFQYLEAFFENGISYKVFAVSDTKDIKTNSGISLTVDDVIANLKGHEDEFDALVFSCGDAVPVFQQNVDKPYNVDLMQVIKTFGEKGKMMIGHCAGAMMFDFTGITKGKRLAVHPLARPAIQNGTATGEKSEIDGNFFTAQDENTIGTIMPQVVEALK, encoded by the coding sequence ATGGCAAAAAGAGTTGCAGTTTTAGCAGTGAATCCGGTAAATGGTTGTGGACTATTCCAATATTTGGAAGCATTTTTCGAGAATGGTATTTCATATAAAGTATTTGCCGTATCGGATACGAAAGATATTAAAACTAATTCAGGTATCAGCCTGACAGTAGATGACGTAATCGCTAATCTGAAGGGGCACGAAGATGAATTCGATGCACTCGTTTTCTCGTGTGGCGATGCAGTGCCTGTATTTCAGCAGAATGTCGATAAGCCTTATAATGTAGACTTGATGCAAGTCATTAAAACTTTCGGAGAGAAAGGGAAAATGATGATCGGACATTGTGCCGGCGCAATGATGTTTGACTTTACCGGTATAACCAAAGGGAAAAGACTGGCAGTCCACCCATTAGCCAGGCCGGCCATTCAAAACGGAACAGCTACCGGTGAGAAATCAGAGATAGACGGTAACTTCTTTACCGCACAAGACGAGAATACCATTGGGACAATAATGCCACAGGTTGTCGAAGCATTAAAATAA
- a CDS encoding winged helix-turn-helix transcriptional regulator produces MKNFHPTGNCPVRDVLSRLGDKWSMLVLITLNANGTMRFSDIHKTIEDISQRMLTVTLRTLESDGLVERKVYAEVPPRVEYNLTETGRTLIPHIEGLVGWALENMNTILEHRRIHV; encoded by the coding sequence ATGAAAAACTTTCATCCGACAGGAAATTGTCCGGTAAGAGATGTACTCAGCCGCTTAGGAGACAAGTGGTCGATGCTGGTGCTTATTACGTTGAATGCAAACGGAACTATGCGTTTCAGTGATATTCATAAGACAATAGAGGATATCTCTCAAAGAATGTTGACGGTAACTCTCCGTACACTTGAGTCCGACGGATTGGTGGAACGGAAAGTATATGCGGAAGTGCCTCCCCGTGTGGAATATAACTTGACGGAAACAGGCAGAACTCTGATTCCTCATATTGAAGGACTGGTAGGGTGGGCGCTGGAGAATATGAATACTATTTTAGAACACCGGCGAATACATGTATAG